The Acidianus infernus genome window below encodes:
- a CDS encoding bifunctional precorrin-2 dehydrogenase/sirohydrochlorin ferrochelatase, with protein MSNLPYFPVILDLEKFRILVIGGGKVGSKRALKFHKYSKNVTVISENFSEDLLNSPIEKIKMNAENLSEDFLKRYDIIVTATNNKELNSKLCDLAKKLGKLCNNPTNPEDSNFIVPIFYSDENYEIAVTTYGKSSLVSEFILNEILDNLSHKKDFVNLLTNAMARVKEIAKKKINDPSLRFTLYYKIFYDKLFSDFLINGKYNEAINRAEEIMNEYIK; from the coding sequence GTGTCAAACTTACCATACTTCCCAGTAATATTAGACCTAGAAAAGTTTAGAATCCTAGTAATTGGAGGAGGAAAAGTAGGAAGTAAAAGAGCATTAAAATTTCACAAGTACAGTAAAAATGTAACGGTTATTAGTGAAAACTTTTCAGAAGACTTGCTTAATTCTCCAATAGAAAAAATAAAAATGAATGCAGAAAATTTATCCGAGGATTTCTTAAAGAGATACGATATAATTGTCACTGCAACTAACAATAAAGAATTAAACTCTAAATTATGTGATTTAGCAAAGAAACTAGGAAAATTATGTAATAATCCAACAAATCCAGAAGATTCAAACTTTATTGTACCAATTTTTTATTCTGATGAAAATTACGAAATTGCTGTAACCACTTATGGCAAATCTAGTCTTGTTTCAGAGTTTATACTTAATGAAATCCTTGATAACCTTTCTCATAAGAAAGATTTTGTAAACTTGTTGACGAATGCTATGGCTAGAGTTAAGGAAATTGCAAAGAAAAAAATTAATGATCCCTCACTTAGGTTTACATTGTATTATAAAATATTTTATGATAAGTTATTTTCAGATTTTTTAATTAATGGAAAATATAATGAAGCAATAAATAGGGCGGAGGAGATAATGAATGAGTATATTAAATGA
- the fen gene encoding flap endonuclease-1 has translation MGVDLADLVKEIKREVQLSELKGKKVSIDAYNAIYQFLTAIRQPDGTPLMDSQGRVTSHLSGIFYRTISLLEEGVIPIYVFDGKPPELKAQELERRRKIKEEAEKKLEKAKEEGETKELKKYSQMATRLTNDMAEESKKLLEAMGIPVVQAPSEGEAEAAYLCSQGYTWAAASQDYDSLLFGANKLIRNLTLTGKRKLPKKDVYVEIKPELIELESLLKKLGITREQLVDIGILIGTDYDPDGIKGIGPVTALRIIRKYGNIEKAVEKGELPKYILDLNINEIRSIFLNPPVVKPESSLDLKEPNEEEIKKILIDEHNFSEDRVTNGIERLIKAGKEAKGASRQSGLDQWF, from the coding sequence CCTTGCTGATTTAGTAAAAGAAATAAAAAGAGAAGTTCAGCTAAGTGAATTAAAAGGGAAGAAAGTAAGTATAGATGCTTATAACGCGATTTACCAGTTTTTAACTGCAATAAGACAGCCAGACGGTACCCCGCTAATGGACTCTCAAGGGAGAGTTACTAGCCATCTCAGTGGAATATTTTATAGAACAATAAGCCTTTTAGAAGAAGGAGTAATCCCAATTTACGTATTTGATGGAAAACCGCCAGAACTTAAAGCTCAAGAATTAGAAAGAAGGAGAAAAATAAAGGAAGAAGCGGAGAAAAAATTGGAAAAAGCTAAAGAAGAAGGAGAAACAAAGGAATTAAAGAAGTATTCGCAAATGGCAACTAGGTTAACTAACGATATGGCGGAAGAAAGTAAAAAACTTTTAGAGGCAATGGGAATTCCAGTAGTACAAGCTCCTAGCGAAGGAGAAGCCGAAGCTGCATATTTATGTAGTCAAGGATATACCTGGGCAGCGGCTAGTCAGGATTACGATTCTTTACTTTTTGGTGCAAATAAATTAATTAGAAATTTAACCTTAACCGGAAAGAGGAAATTACCTAAAAAAGATGTATATGTAGAAATTAAGCCAGAACTTATAGAGCTTGAGAGTTTGCTTAAAAAGCTCGGGATTACTAGAGAACAGCTAGTTGATATAGGAATACTAATAGGAACTGATTATGACCCTGACGGAATAAAGGGAATAGGGCCAGTTACTGCTCTAAGAATAATAAGGAAATACGGAAATATAGAAAAAGCTGTAGAAAAAGGAGAATTACCGAAATACATTCTTGATCTTAATATTAATGAAATTAGATCCATCTTTCTTAATCCGCCAGTAGTTAAGCCTGAGAGTTCTTTAGATCTAAAAGAGCCTAACGAAGAAGAAATTAAGAAAATCCTCATAGATGAGCATAACTTTAGTGAGGATAGAGTAACTAATGGAATCGAAAGACTGATTAAAGCCGGTAAAGAAGCTAAAGGAGCTAGCAGACAGAGCGGATTAGATCAGTGGTTTTAG
- a CDS encoding glutamyl-tRNA reductase: protein MSILNEIENRYFAIIYTYKTIGFDNLSSHYLRENEISLIHNIVGSQMAIIQTCNRIEIYLYSEDPDTPTKLLNFLDQVHGKKISIDATILTGSKAIEHLFEVASGIDSMAIGEYEILSQVRLSLENAKKLHMIGKELEILFERAIKVGRRVRQQTNISKGKVGLYSIAIELAKTRVDLKTANIAVIGAGQIGSRLVSMLNSEGAKNVTILNRTIEKAKELAEKYGYSYSNLDFSKLADFDVIFSAIFYPRVIRIDNKFIIDLSSPPIFQGNEVYTLKNLQQISEEIRKKRLSELSKAKDIIEEGIRDFILDYENLKYDMIVSQIMKNIEEIRQNEVKKALKELNGDNAEEVLNAMTKSMVKKMFYPLLSKIKEAVRNNETNYINLILELFNNGKLSDSKTKKIEEKQVNKRYDSRNQSN from the coding sequence ATGAGTATATTAAATGAAATCGAAAATAGATACTTTGCAATAATATACACTTACAAGACAATTGGATTTGATAACTTATCTTCTCATTATCTAAGAGAGAACGAAATATCATTAATTCATAACATTGTCGGCTCGCAAATGGCTATAATACAAACATGTAATAGAATAGAAATTTACTTATATTCTGAGGATCCTGATACTCCAACTAAACTATTAAATTTTCTTGACCAAGTACATGGTAAGAAAATAAGCATTGATGCTACAATTCTTACTGGAAGTAAAGCTATAGAACACTTATTTGAGGTAGCATCAGGAATAGATTCAATGGCAATAGGAGAATATGAAATATTAAGTCAAGTAAGACTTTCTTTGGAAAATGCAAAAAAATTACATATGATAGGAAAAGAACTGGAGATTTTATTTGAGAGAGCGATAAAAGTAGGAAGGAGAGTTAGGCAACAGACAAACATCTCTAAAGGAAAAGTAGGTTTATATTCTATAGCTATAGAATTAGCAAAAACTAGAGTCGACTTAAAGACTGCAAATATAGCAGTAATAGGTGCAGGGCAAATAGGAAGTAGATTAGTATCAATGCTAAACTCCGAGGGTGCTAAAAACGTTACTATTCTAAATAGAACTATTGAAAAAGCTAAAGAACTAGCAGAGAAGTATGGTTATTCTTACTCAAACTTAGACTTTTCAAAGCTTGCCGATTTTGATGTAATATTTTCTGCAATATTTTACCCTAGAGTTATAAGGATTGACAATAAGTTTATAATAGATTTATCGTCACCACCAATATTTCAAGGTAATGAAGTATATACTTTGAAGAATTTGCAACAAATATCTGAGGAAATAAGGAAAAAGAGATTAAGCGAATTGAGTAAAGCAAAAGATATTATAGAAGAAGGAATAAGAGACTTTATACTAGATTACGAAAATTTAAAGTATGATATGATTGTATCGCAAATAATGAAAAATATAGAGGAAATTAGACAAAATGAAGTAAAGAAAGCATTAAAAGAACTTAACGGTGATAACGCAGAAGAAGTACTTAATGCTATGACTAAGTCTATGGTAAAGAAAATGTTTTATCCATTGTTATCTAAAATTAAAGAAGCTGTAAGAAATAATGAGACAAACTACATTAACTTGATCTTAGAATTATTTAATAATGGCAAGCTTTCCGATAGTAAGACCAAGAAGATTGAGGAAAAACAAGTTAATAAGAGATATGATAGCAGAAACCAGTCTAACTGA